A DNA window from Arachis duranensis cultivar V14167 chromosome 3, aradu.V14167.gnm2.J7QH, whole genome shotgun sequence contains the following coding sequences:
- the LOC107478701 gene encoding uncharacterized protein LOC107478701, with protein MQDMTKFDIVRIWGSDVVGWEFVGSDGTSNDLLLMWNDMLFKMNNCYKGERWLCVEGVLLKNEFNCVFFLVYGAHTRVEKLTVGEELSFIAGLCQVPICYMGDFNEVIQIEERKGQDRLTMSAEDFKNWIQDMQLLDLPLNNRKFTWFRGRSCSCIDRVLLSVEWIEEFSKIRLKGGPRGLSDHCPIIVEDSKFRGGPRPFQSLDFWFTYEGFLRIVREEWRNLGELQFIEKLKALTLPLGRWQKDKFGDVDKKIQHFEEKIKRIDDMAGNGIYDGTVETRRKALVSCCKQWYVRKEVHWKQMSRSKLAKDIDKNTKYFHNLASATQRNNRIDALVINRRLIKNHARIKIAIREFYKDLYQQKRLPVVGFRDGLVNRIDEEESVALERMPTTEEVREVVWDCESSMATGSDGYNMNFIKKCWDDIGAEFTSAVLEFFRSSRLPSDSNITWVALAPKFTGAKEIKDLRPISMVGCVFKVISKVMVRRMISVMLGLVGETQSAFVKVQKIHDGALIACETVQWLKMRKMEAAIIKLDFQKA; from the coding sequence ATGCAAGATATGACTAAGTTTGATATAGTACGTATTTGGGGGAGTGATGTTGTGGGTTGGGAGTTTGTAGGTTCTGATGGCACGTCCAATGATCTGTTGTTAATGTGGAATGACATGCTATTTAAAATGAATAACTGTTACAAAGGGGAGAGATGGTTATGTGTTGAAGGAGTCCTGTTAAAAAATGAGTTcaattgtgttttttttttagtgtATGGTGCCCATACTAGAGTGGAGAAACTTACTGTAGGGGAGGAATTGAGTTTTATAGCTGGATTATGTCAAGTTCCAATATGTTACATGGGAGACTTTAATGAGGTTATACAGATTGAAGAGAGGAAAGGTCAGGACAGGTTAACAATGTCAGCAGAAGATTTTAAGAATTGGATCCAAGATATGCAGCTACTGGACTTGCCGTTGAATAATCGTAAATTTACATGGTTTAGAGGCCGCTCTTGCAGTTGTATTGATAGAGTCCTATTAAGTGTAGAATGGATTGAGGAGTTCTCAAAGATTCGATTAAAAGGTGGACCGAGAGGTTTGTCAGATCACTGCCCAATTATAGTTGAGGACTCCAAATTTAGAGGTGGACCACGACCTTTTCAAAGCTTAGACTTTTGGTTTACATATGAGGGTTTTTTAAGAATAGTTAGGGAAGAATGGAGGAATCTTGGCGAACTGCAGTTCATAGAAAAACTGAAGGCCCTAACGTTGCCTTTAGGGAGATGGCAAAAGGACAAATTTGGTGATGTGGACAAAAAAATCCAGCACTTTGAGGAGAAAATCAAGAGGATAGATGATATGGCTGGCAATGGCATTTATGATGGTACAGTGGAGACTAGAAGGAAGGCTCTGGTAAGTTGTTGTAAGCAGTGGTATGTGAGAAAAGAAGTACACTGGAAGCAAATGTCACGATCCAAGCTTGCGAAGGATATAGACAAAAACACTAAGTACTTCCATAACTTAGCATCAGCAACACAGAGGAATAACAGAATTGATGCATTGGTAATTAATAGAAGGTTGATAAAAAATCATGCTCGGATCAAGATTGCAATCAGAGAGTTTTATAAGGATTTGTATCAACAAAAGAGATTGCCGGTTGTGGGGTTTAGGGACGGTTTGGTAAATCGAATTGATGAAGAGGAGTCTGTAGCATTGGAGAGAATGCCAACAACGGAAGAGGTTAGAGAGGTGGTTTGGGATTGTGAGTCTTCTATGGCGACAGGAAGTGACGGGTATAACATGAATTTCATTAAAAAGTGCTGGGATGATATTGGTGCAGAGTTCACGTCAGCTGTGTTGGAATTTTTTCGATCATCAAGGTTGCCTTCTGATTCGAATATTACGTGGGTGGCCCTAGCACCTAAGTTTACTGGagccaaggagattaaagacCTCCGGCCGATTAGCATGGTAGGTTGCGTATTTAAAGTAATCTCTAAAGTGATGGTCCGAAGGATGATATCAGTGATGCTAGGTCTAGTAGGGGAGACACAGAGCGCATTTGTGAAGGTTCAAAAAATACATGATGGGGCACTTATTGCATGCGAAACAGTGCAATGGTTGAAGATGAGGAAGATGGAAGCGGCGATCATTAAATTAGACTTTCAGAAGGCGTAG